The Megalopta genalis isolate 19385.01 chromosome 8, iyMegGena1_principal, whole genome shotgun sequence sequence CAATGGAGAGTGAATTTAAGAAATTCAACCTACTTGAGAGAAGTAATTCCCTTTATCTTAAAAAGTTCTACAAATGGTAGGtacaaatattaaattattaatattatagttaatattcaaaattagaaaatttgttCATAATTGCCTACTGATTTATTATAGAGGAGCTCCTAATTGCAACAACAAGCTTTCTACGTTCTTTGGCAGAAATTGATCTTCCGAATGGAAAGACATTATTAGATGAACTATTTGAGTCATCTAGTTTTCTTCCAGGTATTAAAGTagcatatattttttaattttagtttCAAAAAATGAGGAACTTAATTCTTCTTCTCATAACAAATTTATAGGCATGTTAGAATCATTTGAAGAAGTTCTTCCTCAAGACGAAGCTTCCTATTCCGCTCCCACCTTAAAGTATCTTGAAGATTGGTTAGAGTTGTTTTCCAATCTACGAAAAGGACCCCAAATTCATCAAGAAATTTTGCAAGATGACAATCTTACACGAACGATAGAAATTGCACGAAGAATCTTATCAAATTTTATAGATCCATGGAATCTGTTTCCCCTAGATGAGACTAAGGCCTCTTGTGTCCACAGATGTGCAGAAATGATTCTCGATTTTCGATGGAAAGGATTTTTAAGAGCAGAGTCTGCAGATGATATAGATGATACAATTCTTAGAATTATTTTTAGCATTAACACAGGTGAATAATTCATATAAAAGAGATATGAATTCCTAGTAAAATTTAGAAATTGTCTATACGGATTGTATAcatattttgtaaaaattttcAGTAATGAAAGAGGAAAGCGAAGATTCTGAGGAAACGATGGAAGAACTGTTGAAGTATCTTGAGAGCTATTGGGTCGAAGTAGCAAAGGTTGCCACCACGGATGAGATTATAAAAATCttgaaaacaaatgacaaaCCAGTTGTAGATTATGCAATAAATGTATTAAAATCAAAAATTCCTGGAGAGAAATTTAACAGTGTTGCAGTTGGATTATCGGACAAATGAGAGTAACATCCGTAATagattaatttttcaattacgTAAGCAACAAGTGTTTCGTATTATCTTCAGGGATAAGGACAAGAACAAATTCTCAAATCATTTCAGAACATTCAACATCTTTTTTTATCTTTACAAGCAAAATACTCTTTTTCTTCATTATATACAAATCTTGGAATATGTTACAAATAACACCACATTTTATACGATGTTCTGTATTGTCTTTTATATCCTTATGCACTGCGTTTACATTAACATATTTTTTACTGTACttctatttaaattatttttatattttcctatTAAATAGGAAATAGGAATAGTTCGTAAATAAAAGTACACAttgttctacaattttattgcgaTAAAAATTTGAGTATTTTATGTAGTACATTAACAATATACAGTTTATAGGTACAAACGGAAGATTAGTTCTCCCTTTTTATgttttcttctcttttcttttaCTTCAATCTTTTCTGCTCTTAATTATTACTTGCTGACATATAATCTTCACTCCAATTTTTAAATCCTTTCATCATCCTTTATCTTATCATCTTCTTTTCACGTGATCTGTATGTTTCTTCTATTTGTCCTTATTACATGGTGTTCCGAAAACGTTGTCATCTTTTGCCCCTGACTTATTTGTTGTCCACTCATTTATACGCTTTCTTTTGATCAATTGTTCTTCACTTTCAATCCCATTCTCCGATGTACATTGCTCTAGGCTGAGGAGGCATTACACCTCTAGTCGGTAATGGAAATCTTCcatatatatgattatatggTGATTCGTTTCTACCGTCAGAATCTGCAATGCAACAAACAATATTAGTATTTATTCCTATCGCATAGTAAATAATTATTGTAAGTGCCATTGTTGACTTCACtctatacaaaattattatattaaatcgtTAAGCCGTTACAGTGTGTGTACCCTTGAGGtccaataataaattaaaactaTGTTCTTCTAGGTAAAAAAGCCAGccaaaataatattaaactttTGTGAATTAATTTGATAATGGCTTTGGTCAAAATTTCTGTTTCATAAAATGTATAATACCAAGTCCACTTTCAAAACTTCTTGCATGATACATAATTGGTGGTCGATTCCCAGGTAAATGGCCATATATTTGTGAAGACTGACTGCTCCCATATCCTGTTGCAGCATAAGTGGGAGCCTGTGGAGGTCTGGCGTAGCCTCTCGTCGAGACTTTACTATTCTTCGCCATTTTGACAAAGTTAGGAACACGAGCTCGTAATCCGCAATAATACGGATCGTCTGTAAACGAAAAATAACGTT is a genomic window containing:
- the LOC117217669 gene encoding uncharacterized protein LOC117217669 — translated: MSEVQENENDKVEPSVVLEAQDIEESEIEKLKGDTVGSTLYSGKWIINVLLSISKIPENGWNEKLEADLCTLWDITTDKDVVQFLLDNDFYKIAEFSLKSSEEPRLTEMILGIIGNMTCEPSALDTLGTKEELLETILRHLFSEDSATLVQILRLLRSALWSIQNNSDSQWRVNLRNSTYLREVIPFILKSSTNEELLIATTSFLRSLAEIDLPNGKTLLDELFESSSFLPGMLESFEEVLPQDEASYSAPTLKYLEDWLELFSNLRKGPQIHQEILQDDNLTRTIEIARRILSNFIDPWNLFPLDETKASCVHRCAEMILDFRWKGFLRAESADDIDDTILRIIFSINTVMKEESEDSEETMEELLKYLESYWVEVAKVATTDEIIKILKTNDKPVVDYAINVLKSKIPGEKFNSVAVGLSDK